The following coding sequences lie in one Cupriavidus sp. WKF15 genomic window:
- a CDS encoding recombinase family protein yields MSSNNAGAAVVADSLAGRAAEYVRMSTEHQQYSTENQRDKIREYATRRGFEIVRTYADEGKSGLRIDGRQALQSLISDVVNGNVDFRVILVYDVSRWGRFQDADESAYYEYICRRAGIQVAYCAEQFENDGSPVSTIVKGVKRAMAGEYSRELSAKVFAGQCRLIEMGFRQGGPAGYGLRRVLVDEHGLMKAELCRGERKSLQTDRVILMPGPESEVRIVNLIYNWFIDESLDEYEIAARLNGMHVRTDLNREWTRATVREVLTNEKYIGNNVYNRVSFKLKKMRVTNTPDMWIRKEGAFQGIVPSETFYTAQGIMRARARHYSNEELIERLRNLYRSRGFLSGVVIDETDGMPSTSVYVYRFGSLIRAYQAVGFTPGRDYRYIETNRFLRQLHPEIVAQTESKIADLGGAVVRDPATDLLTVNDEFTACIVLARCQAHGNGRNHWKVRFDTSLLPDITVAVRLDQMNASALDYYLLPRLDFGQARIQLADQNPIEFESYRFDTLDYLYGMAERARLRRVV; encoded by the coding sequence ATGTCATCCAATAACGCGGGTGCAGCAGTCGTAGCCGACTCCCTGGCAGGACGGGCAGCGGAGTATGTCCGCATGTCGACCGAGCATCAGCAGTATTCGACCGAGAATCAGCGCGACAAAATTCGAGAATACGCAACCCGTCGCGGGTTCGAAATCGTCCGCACATATGCGGATGAGGGTAAAAGTGGTCTTCGAATCGACGGTCGCCAGGCACTTCAAAGTCTCATTTCCGATGTGGTCAATGGCAACGTTGATTTCCGCGTAATCCTCGTCTATGACGTGAGTCGATGGGGACGATTCCAGGATGCCGACGAGAGCGCGTATTACGAGTACATTTGCCGCCGTGCTGGCATCCAGGTTGCGTACTGTGCGGAGCAGTTCGAGAACGACGGTTCGCCTGTCTCGACCATCGTAAAAGGGGTAAAGCGAGCAATGGCGGGCGAGTACAGCCGAGAACTATCCGCGAAGGTATTCGCCGGCCAGTGTCGTTTGATTGAGATGGGCTTCCGACAAGGGGGGCCAGCCGGCTATGGGCTGCGCCGCGTATTGGTCGATGAACACGGTCTCATGAAGGCGGAACTGTGCCGTGGCGAACGTAAAAGTCTACAGACAGACCGGGTAATTCTCATGCCGGGGCCGGAAAGCGAGGTGCGAATTGTCAACCTAATCTACAACTGGTTTATCGACGAGTCGCTCGACGAATACGAAATTGCAGCTCGCCTGAATGGCATGCATGTGCGGACTGACCTGAACCGAGAGTGGACACGAGCTACGGTACGAGAAGTATTAACCAACGAGAAATACATCGGCAACAACGTATACAACCGAGTGTCGTTTAAGCTGAAAAAGATGCGCGTGACCAACACACCGGACATGTGGATTCGAAAGGAAGGGGCATTTCAGGGGATTGTTCCGAGCGAAACCTTCTACACGGCTCAGGGCATCATGAGAGCCAGAGCGCGTCACTACTCGAATGAGGAGCTTATCGAGCGATTGCGCAACCTGTACCGCAGTCGCGGGTTTCTGTCCGGCGTAGTGATTGATGAAACAGATGGCATGCCTTCTACGTCGGTCTATGTGTACCGATTCGGCAGTTTAATTCGCGCCTACCAGGCAGTCGGCTTTACGCCTGGACGAGACTATCGATACATTGAAACTAACCGCTTTCTGCGACAACTGCATCCGGAAATCGTCGCGCAGACGGAGAGCAAAATCGCGGATTTGGGCGGGGCGGTGGTACGCGACCCGGCTACCGACCTGCTGACGGTCAATGACGAGTTCACGGCCTGCATCGTGCTGGCGCGTTGCCAGGCTCATGGAAATGGCCGAAATCATTGGAAGGTGCGCTTCGATACGAGCCTCCTTCCAGATATTACTGTTGCGGTACGGCTCGACCAAATGAATGCCTCGGCGCTGGACTACTATCTGCTGCCACGCCTGGACTTTGGACAAGCTCGTATTCAGCTCGCAGACCAAAATCCAATCGAGTTTGAGAGTTATCGCTTCGATACGCTGGACTACCTCTACGGCATGGCCGAGCGTGCACGTCTGAGGAGAGTAGTGTGA